Proteins found in one archaeon genomic segment:
- a CDS encoding threonine/serine dehydratase, with amino-acid sequence MVRLSGAGLPGLKEIEEAESRIRPHVPQTPLEHSRGISELLGREVHLKLETFHPIRVFKIRGAVNKLLTLDQGSLRRGVITASSGNHGFAVAYASRLFGVSSTICVPQNVNPSKLRAIEEQGAEVVRFGSGYDETAENAASLSRKRELTLIHAFNDPVIIAGQGTCGLEISRQLPDLDTAVVAIGGGGLISGVAIALKASLEKVTVLGAETTAIPSMLESIRAGRPTRVVPKPTIADGMQASIPGTLTLEAVMKHVAKVGLVDDAEIRDAMYDLLSRARVLAEPAGAAPLAAMKGSLRGEGGSKLVLVVSGGNVSLSLLSSILKEKESQQ; translated from the coding sequence GTGGTTCGGCTGAGCGGGGCCGGTCTCCCAGGCCTCAAGGAAATCGAGGAGGCCGAGTCGCGGATCAGGCCGCACGTGCCGCAGACTCCCCTCGAGCACTCTCGCGGCATCTCGGAGCTCCTGGGCAGGGAGGTCCACCTGAAGCTCGAGACCTTCCACCCGATCCGGGTCTTCAAGATCCGCGGAGCGGTCAACAAGCTCCTGACGCTCGACCAGGGGAGCCTCCGCAGAGGCGTCATCACTGCCTCCTCCGGGAACCACGGCTTCGCGGTAGCCTACGCATCGCGTCTCTTCGGCGTCTCCTCGACCATCTGCGTCCCTCAGAACGTAAACCCCTCCAAGCTGCGCGCGATCGAGGAGCAGGGGGCCGAGGTGGTGAGGTTCGGCTCGGGGTACGACGAGACGGCCGAGAACGCCGCCTCCCTGTCCCGGAAGAGGGAGCTGACTCTGATTCACGCGTTCAACGACCCGGTGATAATAGCAGGGCAGGGCACCTGCGGGCTCGAGATCTCCCGCCAGCTCCCCGACCTCGACACCGCTGTGGTCGCGATAGGAGGCGGGGGCCTGATCTCCGGAGTCGCTATAGCTCTGAAGGCCTCCCTCGAGAAAGTGACGGTGCTGGGGGCCGAGACGACTGCGATCCCTTCGATGCTCGAGTCCATCCGCGCCGGAAGGCCCACCAGGGTCGTCCCGAAGCCTACAATCGCCGACGGAATGCAGGCCTCGATCCCCGGCACCCTGACCCTCGAGGCAGTCATGAAGCACGTCGCGAAGGTAGGGCTCGTGGACGACGCCGAGATCAGGGACGCTATGTACGACCTCCTCTCGAGGGCCCGCGTCCTGGCCGAACCTGCCGGGGCCGCCCCCCTCGCAGCGATGAAGGGCTCCCTCCGCGGAGAAGGCGGGTCCAAGCTCGTACTCGTGGTCAGCGGAGGTAACGTATCCCTCTCCCTTCTCTCGTCCATCCTCAAGGAGAAGGAGTCTCAACAATAG
- a CDS encoding AbiV family abortive infection protein: MTKDAETDYWEIAKEAYLNAAELRDEAWLLMKRGSPRAFTLAVASIEELMKAQLADMVSKGSAKPEELIAQVDGKKPWPIMTSHKSKQNLFALFLFLKAAQAEGGEAKALEVDKILRDTYNTDKVNLKGKGHIIDLITNMEVRRQDSVYVGTKGSKASLKKPKREISEPMKEELLMILEEFLLSVEKNLMVSKERYGTWARELDRERKRRAEEKRP, from the coding sequence TTGACCAAGGATGCGGAAACAGACTATTGGGAGATTGCGAAGGAGGCTTACCTCAATGCGGCGGAACTTCGCGACGAGGCTTGGCTCCTGATGAAGAGGGGTTCGCCGAGGGCGTTCACGCTCGCTGTGGCATCTATTGAGGAACTGATGAAGGCCCAACTTGCGGACATGGTATCGAAGGGTAGCGCTAAACCTGAGGAACTGATAGCGCAAGTCGACGGCAAGAAGCCGTGGCCGATAATGACCTCGCACAAGAGCAAGCAGAATCTCTTCGCCCTTTTTCTGTTCCTCAAAGCGGCGCAGGCCGAAGGAGGAGAAGCAAAAGCCCTCGAAGTGGACAAAATCCTGAGAGATACCTACAACACGGACAAGGTGAATCTCAAGGGGAAGGGGCACATTATCGACCTGATAACCAACATGGAAGTAAGAAGGCAGGATTCCGTCTATGTGGGAACGAAGGGGAGCAAGGCCTCGCTGAAGAAGCCAAAGAGAGAAATCTCGGAGCCGATGAAGGAGGAACTACTCATGATACTCGAGGAGTTCCTTCTGAGCGTCGAGAAAAACCTCATGGTCAGCAAAGAACGATACGGAACTTGGGCGAGGGAATTGGACAGAGAGAGGAAGCGACGGGCGGAGGAGAAGAGGCCTTGA
- a CDS encoding RNA-binding protein: MDALRRSLKEMEHHFSDQLERRDRVLKDTRDVISASSRAIISVHTGKLGEAKKELANASSMLAELKAKGTGPLSRYIVSPEAEFVEASSVVALSQGSKVPSRESLGASPEAYLLGLLDTVGELKRLVLDSVMKSDLPRARKYFAVMEDLYSSCSPLAVYDHVANGARRKIDVARMLVEDTRGLLTEETRRDSVNEAMARLEKKLGRRR, encoded by the coding sequence ATGGACGCTCTCAGGCGCTCCCTGAAGGAAATGGAGCACCACTTCTCTGACCAGCTCGAGCGCAGAGACAGGGTCCTCAAGGACACAAGGGACGTGATCTCTGCCTCCTCCCGGGCGATAATCAGCGTACACACGGGAAAGCTCGGGGAAGCCAAGAAGGAACTTGCGAACGCTTCATCCATGCTCGCAGAGCTGAAGGCAAAGGGGACCGGGCCCCTTTCGCGGTACATCGTCTCCCCCGAGGCGGAGTTCGTCGAGGCCTCATCCGTCGTCGCTCTCTCGCAGGGCAGCAAGGTTCCCTCTCGCGAGTCCCTCGGAGCCTCTCCCGAAGCGTATCTCCTGGGCCTGCTCGACACAGTGGGAGAGCTCAAGCGCCTCGTGCTCGATTCCGTGATGAAGAGCGACCTTCCGAGGGCCAGAAAGTACTTCGCTGTCATGGAGGACCTTTACTCTAGCTGCTCTCCCCTGGCGGTATACGACCACGTCGCGAACGGGGCCCGGAGGAAGATAGACGTGGCCCGCATGCTCGTGGAGGACACGAGGGGCCTGCTCACCGAGGAGACGCGGCGCGACTCTGTTAACGAGGCGATGGCCCGCCTCGAGAAGAAGCTCGGCCGGCGGCGTTAG
- a CDS encoding flap endonuclease-1, producing the protein MGVDFSGSIPREKIQLEDLSGWKLAVDGYNTLYQFLAIIRGMDGGHLKDSHGRVTSHISGLFYRNVNLMELGMKLVYVFDGKPPELKTEEIRRRSAQRSEAKDQYLKALQAGDLPQARKFAEASTVLRRDMVADAKELLDAMGIPWVDAPSEGEAQASVMATEGTVNAVASQDHDSLVFGAPVLVRNVTISGKRRLPSKGIVINVQPERIKLSDVLSSTGLTREQLVDFAILLGTDFNPDGFDGVGPVTALKYLKKYARLEDISELKDKLGGVPYPEIRKLYLDAPSVKGVKPEWKPMDRSRVVSYLVGQHSFSRDRVESAIARVQDKPPPQTESLEKWFG; encoded by the coding sequence ATGGGCGTAGACTTCAGCGGCTCGATTCCCCGGGAGAAGATCCAGCTCGAAGACCTCAGCGGCTGGAAGCTTGCAGTAGACGGGTACAACACGCTCTACCAGTTCCTCGCGATCATCCGCGGCATGGACGGGGGGCACCTGAAGGACTCGCATGGCCGGGTCACGTCCCACATCTCCGGGCTCTTCTACCGCAACGTGAACCTCATGGAGCTCGGGATGAAGCTCGTCTACGTCTTCGACGGGAAGCCTCCCGAGCTCAAGACCGAGGAGATCAGGCGCCGCTCTGCCCAAAGGAGCGAGGCAAAGGACCAGTACCTGAAGGCGCTCCAGGCCGGGGACCTGCCGCAGGCCAGAAAGTTTGCAGAGGCGTCGACTGTCCTTCGCAGGGACATGGTCGCGGACGCCAAGGAGCTTCTCGACGCGATGGGCATCCCATGGGTCGACGCTCCCTCCGAAGGCGAGGCCCAGGCGTCGGTGATGGCGACGGAGGGCACAGTCAACGCGGTCGCATCCCAGGACCACGACTCTCTCGTCTTCGGGGCGCCCGTCCTCGTCCGCAACGTGACGATCTCCGGCAAGAGGCGCCTCCCCAGCAAGGGAATAGTCATCAACGTTCAGCCAGAGCGGATCAAGCTCTCGGACGTGCTCTCCTCCACGGGACTGACCAGGGAGCAGCTGGTCGACTTCGCAATCCTCCTCGGCACCGACTTCAACCCGGACGGCTTCGATGGCGTCGGACCTGTCACGGCCCTCAAGTACCTCAAGAAGTACGCCCGCCTCGAGGACATCTCTGAGCTCAAGGACAAGCTGGGAGGGGTGCCCTATCCCGAGATACGGAAGCTCTACCTCGACGCTCCCTCGGTGAAGGGGGTCAAGCCCGAGTGGAAGCCGATGGACCGGTCCAGGGTCGTCTCCTACCTCGTGGGCCAGCACTCCTTCTCCCGCGACCGCGTCGAGTCTGCGATCGCCAGGGTCCAGGACAAGCCCCCACCCCAGACAGAGAGCCTCGAGAAGTGGTTCGGCTGA
- a CDS encoding IS1/IS6 family transposase, with protein sequence MDQNEYRVKSQSGNGEYQVLSTELGWTCACPDFIHREQKCKHIFAVELSLEIRRRIENAKRVVPLDYQSCLFCASVEVVKDGLRHNQNGNIQRFSCRSCGKRFARNIGFEGMKATPQAITTALQLYFSGESLRTTQKALLLQGVEIRSPQTIHNWIAKYVALMEKYLSQITPQVSDTWRADEVYLKISGNTKYLFATMDDETRFWIAQEVADTKGRHDAGSLFARSRDLMGKKPQTIITDGMEAYHDAWKREYRNIYNPNQPKTVHIRHITLKGDHNNNKMERLNGEFRDREKVMRGVKRADSPILKGIQLYHNYFRPHMALKGKTPAEAAGISIEGGNKWETVIQNAAHDREVCH encoded by the coding sequence ATAGACCAGAACGAGTATCGCGTCAAGAGCCAGTCGGGGAATGGGGAATACCAAGTCCTCTCGACAGAACTCGGCTGGACTTGCGCTTGCCCCGACTTCATCCACCGAGAGCAGAAGTGTAAGCACATCTTCGCGGTCGAACTCTCTCTTGAGATTAGGCGGAGAATAGAGAACGCCAAGAGGGTCGTGCCCCTTGACTACCAGTCGTGCCTCTTCTGTGCCTCTGTCGAGGTAGTCAAGGACGGCCTCAGGCACAACCAGAACGGGAACATCCAACGTTTCTCGTGCCGCTCGTGCGGCAAGAGGTTCGCCCGAAACATCGGCTTCGAGGGGATGAAGGCGACTCCTCAGGCGATCACCACTGCCCTCCAACTCTACTTTTCAGGCGAGAGCCTGAGGACTACACAGAAGGCCCTCTTGCTTCAGGGAGTCGAAATCAGGTCCCCACAGACAATCCACAACTGGATTGCGAAGTATGTCGCCCTGATGGAGAAGTATCTGAGTCAAATCACCCCTCAGGTCTCAGACACATGGAGGGCGGATGAGGTCTATCTGAAGATTAGCGGCAACACGAAGTATCTTTTCGCCACGATGGACGACGAGACCCGCTTCTGGATTGCTCAGGAAGTCGCTGACACGAAGGGAAGGCACGACGCGGGAAGCCTCTTCGCGAGAAGTCGCGACCTGATGGGGAAGAAGCCTCAGACGATAATCACGGACGGGATGGAAGCCTATCACGACGCTTGGAAGAGGGAGTATCGCAACATCTACAACCCGAACCAGCCCAAGACCGTCCACATCCGACACATCACTCTGAAGGGCGACCATAACAACAACAAGATGGAACGGCTAAACGGAGAGTTCAGAGACCGTGAGAAGGTCATGCGCGGGGTCAAGAGGGCCGACTCCCCGATACTGAAGGGAATCCAACTCTACCACAACTACTTCAGGCCCCATATGGCCCTGAAGGGCAAGACGCCCGCAGAGGCGGCGGGGATTTCGATTGAGGGGGGGAACAAATGGGAGACAGTCATTCAGAACGCGGCCCACGACCGAGAGGTGTGTCATTGA
- a CDS encoding NAD(P)/FAD-dependent oxidoreductase: MRPDFDVIVGGGSVAGLAFSSEASRRGLSVLVLEEHPEVGEPEKCDGLVSLRGLKLFGHPPAPDVVQNGISSALITSPRGRRFAVNATALDVVVLDRSAYDKQLAEEAASAGSQVRTGSRVSSVSSTAEGVKVEAGESLSARYYVDATGPSSSPRSGILPAAKYEIEGDWVRERVVEVYPDASKYPGFFAWVIPFGNHRAKVGAAGRGVNPFKALDAFLSSRPSKILRRVSAPIYVGGPISSFVTRRRIFVGESAGQVKPTTAGGIMTSVAGAVAAARWCAESIKTDRPSALANYQREWDSRFLKEMRTMRRLRGLFERLSNQDLESLVDVMATPKLMLRLSQTDFDFHASALLAALGLPGLLRVARVVAATELRSVLA, translated from the coding sequence TTGCGCCCCGATTTCGACGTCATAGTCGGCGGGGGGAGCGTCGCCGGGCTCGCCTTCTCGTCCGAAGCCTCCCGCAGGGGCCTCTCCGTCCTCGTGCTCGAGGAGCACCCCGAGGTCGGCGAGCCCGAGAAGTGCGACGGACTCGTCAGTCTTCGCGGCCTGAAGCTCTTCGGGCACCCGCCCGCCCCGGACGTGGTGCAGAACGGCATCTCGTCTGCGCTGATCACCTCGCCCCGAGGCCGCCGCTTTGCCGTCAATGCGACCGCCCTCGACGTCGTCGTACTAGACAGGAGCGCTTACGACAAGCAGCTCGCCGAAGAGGCTGCGTCAGCCGGGTCCCAGGTCCGGACGGGCTCGAGGGTCTCCTCAGTCTCCTCGACCGCCGAGGGCGTGAAAGTCGAAGCGGGCGAGAGCCTCTCCGCCAGGTACTACGTCGACGCGACCGGCCCCTCCTCCAGCCCGAGGTCCGGGATCCTCCCCGCTGCGAAGTACGAGATAGAGGGAGACTGGGTCAGGGAGAGGGTCGTCGAAGTCTACCCGGACGCCTCGAAATATCCGGGGTTCTTCGCCTGGGTGATTCCATTCGGTAACCACAGGGCAAAGGTCGGTGCGGCTGGGCGTGGCGTCAACCCCTTCAAGGCCCTCGACGCCTTCCTCTCCAGCAGGCCCTCCAAGATACTCCGCAGGGTCTCCGCCCCGATCTACGTGGGAGGCCCGATTTCCAGCTTTGTCACGAGGCGCAGGATCTTCGTCGGCGAATCAGCCGGCCAGGTCAAGCCGACAACGGCGGGGGGGATAATGACCTCCGTGGCCGGTGCCGTCGCGGCGGCCCGATGGTGTGCGGAGAGCATCAAGACCGATCGACCTTCGGCACTGGCGAACTACCAGCGGGAGTGGGACTCTCGCTTCCTCAAGGAGATGCGCACCATGCGCAGGCTCAGAGGGCTCTTCGAGCGTCTCTCCAACCAGGACCTCGAATCTCTGGTCGACGTGATGGCCACCCCAAAGCTGATGCTCCGCCTTTCGCAGACAGACTTCGACTTCCACGCTTCCGCCCTCCTTGCTGCGCTCGGCCTCCCCGGGCTCCTCCGGGTGGCAAGGGTCGTCGCAGCCACCGAGCTCCGCTCAGTCCTGGCCTAG
- a CDS encoding acyl-CoA thioesterase, whose amino-acid sequence MLPGKRPSESEMSTARLMMPTDANVLGNVFGGAIMRYMDEIAAIVAWRHAGINCVTASIDRMNFYAPVYVGNLLILKGTVNYVGKTSMEIGVRIEAQDPTTRKSTHTGSCYLTYVALDAKGRPTAIPKLLPSTAAEKKRFQQALARRRLREAEDAVMTEH is encoded by the coding sequence ATGCTCCCAGGAAAGCGCCCCTCCGAGTCTGAAATGAGCACCGCCCGCTTGATGATGCCCACCGACGCGAACGTCCTCGGCAACGTCTTCGGCGGAGCGATCATGCGCTACATGGACGAGATCGCGGCAATCGTCGCATGGCGTCACGCGGGGATCAACTGCGTCACCGCTTCCATCGACCGGATGAACTTCTACGCCCCCGTCTATGTCGGAAACCTCCTCATCCTCAAGGGCACCGTCAACTACGTCGGCAAGACCTCCATGGAGATCGGGGTGCGCATCGAGGCACAGGACCCGACCACGCGCAAGTCTACCCACACAGGCTCCTGCTACCTGACCTACGTCGCCCTGGACGCCAAGGGCAGGCCGACCGCGATACCGAAGCTCCTACCGAGCACAGCGGCCGAGAAGAAGCGGTTCCAGCAGGCCCTGGCCCGGCGCCGCCTCAGGGAGGCAGAGGACGCGGTCATGACCGAGCACTAG
- a CDS encoding DUF1610 domain-containing protein — protein MSQATVTLPLCTSCNRPVKPAERATKFNCPKCHETLIWRCEKCRKFSRVYTCSNCGFEGP, from the coding sequence ATGTCTCAGGCGACCGTCACGCTCCCGCTCTGCACCTCCTGCAACCGTCCGGTGAAGCCGGCGGAACGGGCCACCAAGTTCAACTGCCCAAAGTGCCATGAGACCCTGATCTGGCGGTGCGAGAAGTGCAGGAAGTTCTCCCGCGTGTACACCTGCTCCAACTGCGGATTCGAAGGACCCTAG
- the dph5 gene encoding diphthine synthase yields MARLTFVGLGLGPRGISLEGVEELRTADVVYLEYYTTPHEPTLLRELQSATGAKITVVDRDFVEDGRRILEEAGTKKVALAVLGDPMIATTHDDLRTRAIRAGVETTVVHSASIASAAASASGLHYYKFSRTTTVTRESVNKLSQVYHLLHQNLLEGAHTLLLLEYDQQSGEGVSPADAVAGLLLAEANFKRGVVTEETFGLVESRLGRENSAMAGGSFAELGRKEFGDSPHSLVVPGKLHFTEVESVSAIFSLAPESVRGNSDSVLRTAQSLVPKYVEKTRKALSGAASKLGPSYSAVLENAELYLRDAERNLAEGEDEIAMLNVGYAEGLLDALGFAGLVKVEW; encoded by the coding sequence ATGGCCAGACTAACCTTCGTCGGCCTCGGATTGGGCCCCAGGGGCATAAGCCTCGAGGGCGTCGAGGAGCTCCGAACCGCGGACGTCGTCTACCTAGAGTACTACACGACCCCCCACGAGCCGACCCTGCTCCGAGAGCTGCAGAGCGCGACCGGGGCCAAGATCACGGTCGTCGACAGGGACTTTGTCGAGGACGGAAGGAGGATCCTCGAAGAGGCGGGCACGAAGAAGGTGGCTCTCGCGGTCCTGGGGGACCCGATGATCGCGACCACGCACGACGACCTGAGGACGAGGGCGATCAGGGCTGGCGTGGAAACCACTGTCGTCCACTCGGCCAGCATAGCGTCGGCCGCGGCCAGCGCGTCAGGCCTTCACTACTACAAGTTCTCGAGGACCACGACCGTCACCAGGGAGTCGGTCAACAAGCTCTCTCAGGTGTACCACCTGCTGCACCAGAACCTCCTCGAGGGGGCCCACACTCTCCTGCTGTTGGAGTACGACCAGCAGAGCGGCGAAGGGGTCTCGCCGGCGGACGCGGTCGCGGGGCTCCTGCTGGCAGAGGCGAACTTCAAGCGAGGAGTGGTGACCGAGGAGACCTTCGGCCTGGTGGAGTCCAGGCTGGGGAGGGAGAACTCTGCCATGGCCGGTGGGTCGTTCGCTGAGCTGGGGAGGAAGGAGTTCGGGGATTCGCCCCACTCCCTTGTCGTGCCTGGCAAGCTCCACTTCACAGAGGTCGAGTCGGTCTCGGCGATCTTCTCCCTGGCCCCGGAGAGCGTGCGCGGGAACTCGGACTCGGTCCTCAGGACAGCGCAGAGCCTCGTTCCGAAGTACGTGGAGAAGACGAGGAAGGCGCTCTCAGGCGCGGCATCGAAGCTGGGCCCGTCGTATTCAGCTGTGTTGGAGAACGCGGAGCTCTACCTGAGGGACGCGGAGAGGAACCTCGCGGAGGGGGAGGACGAGATCGCGATGCTCAACGTGGGCTACGCAGAGGGGCTTCTGGACGCGCTCGGCTTCGCCGGCCTGGTCAAGGTGGAGTGGTGA
- a CDS encoding glycosyltransferase family 39 protein encodes MKNTNPLLPLPLLVFLLPLAVYFVTLNGFWATDHPSSLIDLDWAIYAHHSFAIGQVGDFQKNSVDIFAYNGSYYSASAPGAAILAFPFVALGFYLQGGFAVFGYVLPTSELFVAIANSLAAFVLYRIGKDFFFGELAAAFVAFSYAFSTISWPFATFFFQSDVSALFVLSSVYFLLSASKGEPGHPSRDALLCGVSVGVALTVDYVDGILIFPILGYLLLGSKGPRAARLERGVLFTMASAAGVLLLFAYNYASFGNPFAASEQVYLGGAGVLGAFSFPLLDGAYLNLFTPLRGIFVYSPVLLVGVVGLLGSLRPSKFDSRVAMLLVLFLCIFVPYSMWYAPTAGNSYGPRFLVAAIPLLLIPAGFILETLRSALRRSLVYLLYLAGVVLSGLASFVGAVPPDQMWFSSPFVKDVVPAIFALQLDPWWASQSGPAAWVVIGVVLGAVGLAPLFTGALSISGSGPSKRSAAEARSAQPGPAPQTPERQVHS; translated from the coding sequence GTGAAGAACACCAATCCGCTCCTTCCACTCCCCCTCCTCGTCTTCCTCCTCCCGTTGGCTGTCTACTTCGTCACCCTCAACGGGTTCTGGGCCACCGACCACCCGTCGAGCCTCATCGACCTGGACTGGGCGATCTACGCTCACCACAGCTTCGCGATCGGGCAGGTCGGGGACTTCCAGAAGAACTCGGTGGACATCTTCGCCTACAACGGGTCGTACTACTCGGCGTCCGCCCCGGGGGCTGCGATACTCGCCTTCCCCTTCGTCGCCCTTGGCTTCTACTTGCAGGGCGGGTTCGCCGTCTTCGGGTACGTCTTGCCCACCTCGGAGCTCTTCGTCGCGATCGCCAACTCCCTGGCGGCCTTCGTCCTCTACAGGATCGGGAAGGACTTCTTCTTCGGGGAGCTGGCGGCAGCCTTCGTCGCCTTCTCGTACGCCTTCTCGACGATCAGCTGGCCCTTCGCCACCTTCTTCTTCCAGAGCGACGTGTCCGCTCTGTTCGTCCTCTCTTCGGTCTACTTCCTGCTCTCCGCCTCCAAGGGCGAGCCCGGCCATCCTTCCCGCGACGCTCTCTTGTGCGGGGTCTCGGTCGGGGTCGCCCTCACCGTCGACTATGTCGACGGGATACTGATCTTCCCCATCCTGGGATATCTCCTCCTGGGCTCGAAGGGGCCCAGGGCCGCAAGGCTCGAGAGGGGGGTCCTCTTCACGATGGCCTCCGCGGCCGGGGTCCTCCTGCTGTTCGCCTACAACTACGCGAGCTTCGGGAACCCGTTCGCCGCGTCCGAGCAGGTGTATCTCGGAGGTGCCGGGGTCCTAGGGGCGTTCAGCTTCCCGCTCCTCGACGGTGCCTACCTCAACCTCTTCACGCCCCTCAGAGGCATCTTCGTGTACTCCCCCGTGCTCCTGGTGGGCGTCGTAGGACTCCTTGGCTCGTTGAGGCCGTCGAAGTTCGACTCCAGGGTCGCAATGCTCCTGGTGCTGTTCCTCTGCATCTTCGTCCCATATTCGATGTGGTACGCGCCGACAGCCGGGAACTCCTACGGCCCGCGTTTCCTCGTTGCTGCGATCCCCCTGCTCCTGATCCCCGCGGGCTTCATACTCGAGACCCTGAGATCGGCCCTGCGCAGGTCTCTCGTGTACCTGCTCTACCTCGCAGGGGTCGTCCTCAGCGGCCTCGCCTCCTTTGTGGGGGCCGTCCCCCCGGACCAGATGTGGTTCTCTTCTCCCTTCGTCAAGGACGTCGTGCCGGCCATCTTCGCCCTTCAGCTGGACCCTTGGTGGGCGAGCCAGTCTGGCCCCGCCGCGTGGGTCGTGATAGGGGTAGTCCTAGGGGCCGTTGGCCTCGCTCCCTTGTTCACCGGAGCGCTTTCAATCTCGGGGAGCGGGCCTTCGAAGCGATCAGCCGCGGAAGCTCGGAGCGCCCAGCCGGGTCCAGCGCCCCAGACCCCTGAGCGACAGGTCCACAGTTAA
- a CDS encoding peptidyl-tRNA hydrolase produces MKQAVVVRTDIKMGKGKIAAQVAHASLAAAEEAMGRRSAWYEAWKQGGQAKVVLKAQGEDELQELFRMARAAKLPSALIQDRGLTQVEPGTVTCLGIGPGPDEEVDKITGKLKLL; encoded by the coding sequence ATGAAACAGGCAGTAGTGGTGAGGACAGACATCAAGATGGGCAAAGGGAAGATTGCGGCGCAGGTCGCCCACGCATCTCTCGCCGCGGCGGAGGAGGCCATGGGCAGAAGGTCGGCATGGTACGAGGCCTGGAAACAGGGAGGTCAGGCCAAGGTGGTGCTGAAGGCGCAGGGAGAAGACGAGCTTCAGGAGCTCTTCAGGATGGCGAGGGCAGCGAAGCTCCCTTCGGCGCTCATACAGGACAGGGGGCTGACACAGGTCGAGCCTGGGACGGTGACGTGCCTGGGGATCGGGCCAGGCCCTGACGAGGAAGTCGACAAGATCACCGGGAAGCTCAAGCTCCTTTGA
- a CDS encoding FAD synthase, whose amino-acid sequence MERKRMLASVFALRVAGVRASREAVARKLGVEEEDIVGPLAELAKSGHLRASRGGLALTEKGRKAIRVVFIGGGFELIHHGHLHTVERARALGDALVVSVARDSTIRKRKGREPVADERQRVRLLEALRSVDAAILGVEGDIYETLEMVRPDVVALGYDQYHMEREVASEARKRGMKVRVVRLDSPSPEVKTSSLLGRY is encoded by the coding sequence ATGGAGAGGAAGCGCATGCTCGCCTCGGTCTTTGCGCTGAGGGTCGCAGGCGTCAGGGCGTCAAGGGAGGCGGTCGCGAGGAAGCTGGGAGTCGAGGAAGAGGACATTGTAGGGCCCCTGGCGGAGCTCGCAAAGTCAGGGCATCTACGCGCCTCCAGGGGAGGGCTCGCACTCACTGAGAAGGGGAGGAAGGCGATCAGGGTCGTCTTCATCGGAGGAGGGTTCGAGCTGATACACCACGGCCACCTCCATACGGTGGAGAGGGCGAGGGCCCTTGGGGACGCCCTGGTCGTGTCGGTCGCGAGGGACAGCACGATAAGGAAGAGGAAGGGGCGCGAGCCGGTCGCCGACGAGAGGCAGAGGGTCAGGCTACTGGAGGCCCTGAGGTCAGTGGATGCGGCGATACTTGGCGTCGAGGGCGACATCTACGAGACGCTCGAGATGGTGAGGCCCGACGTCGTGGCGCTCGGGTACGACCAGTATCACATGGAGCGGGAGGTGGCCTCGGAGGCGAGGAAGAGAGGGATGAAGGTCAGGGTCGTGAGGCTGGACTCCCCTTCCCCTGAAGTGAAGACGAGCTCGCTCCTCGGCAGGTACTAA
- a CDS encoding DMT family transporter: MDGTAKALAQTALAGALWGTSFPVVAFGIGEGLDPLSFVFFRFAAAAPLMVAASALLGKRVWPLLRSRGVWVVGGLNAVGFFCQFVGQAHTSASLAALLVNLSVVLAAGGGVLFLGERLGVAKAAGVALAFGGAFLLTTEGDPGSVGGGELVGVALYLVAAVSWAGYIVYSKRETDRLGWDPVAVSACIVLVTALLALPLALAGGLRWPSGTEALAVVAYTSVFNTALPFVLYQSGLKRLPAGTSAVVLAVEIVVAVAISVAFLGESLGTAGAVGAVAVLVSILLVSRDQLGSKSLSVRETDAVGVREP, from the coding sequence TTGGACGGGACCGCGAAGGCGCTCGCGCAGACGGCTCTCGCGGGGGCGCTGTGGGGGACCTCGTTCCCTGTCGTTGCGTTCGGGATCGGCGAGGGCCTGGACCCCCTGAGCTTCGTCTTCTTTCGCTTCGCGGCCGCCGCGCCGCTGATGGTCGCCGCCTCGGCCCTCCTGGGGAAGAGGGTATGGCCGCTGCTCAGGTCGAGGGGGGTCTGGGTGGTCGGCGGGCTCAACGCTGTCGGGTTCTTCTGTCAGTTCGTAGGGCAGGCACACACGAGCGCGTCCCTGGCCGCGCTCCTGGTCAACCTCTCAGTCGTCCTCGCGGCGGGGGGAGGGGTGCTCTTTCTTGGAGAGAGGCTGGGCGTAGCCAAGGCGGCCGGGGTGGCGCTTGCGTTCGGGGGAGCGTTTCTGCTCACTACTGAAGGGGACCCGGGCTCCGTGGGGGGTGGCGAGCTTGTGGGAGTTGCGCTCTACCTGGTCGCGGCTGTGTCGTGGGCCGGGTACATCGTGTACTCGAAGAGGGAGACTGACAGGTTGGGCTGGGACCCGGTCGCGGTCTCTGCCTGCATAGTCCTGGTCACGGCCCTTCTCGCGCTTCCTCTGGCCCTGGCGGGCGGGCTGCGCTGGCCGAGCGGGACGGAGGCCTTGGCGGTTGTCGCCTACACGTCGGTATTCAACACGGCGCTGCCCTTTGTGCTCTACCAGTCCGGGCTGAAGCGACTGCCTGCGGGGACTTCTGCGGTGGTCCTGGCGGTGGAGATCGTCGTGGCGGTCGCGATATCCGTGGCCTTCCTGGGCGAGAGCCTGGGGACTGCGGGGGCGGTAGGAGCCGTGGCGGTATTGGTTTCGATTCTGTTGGTCTCAAGGGACCAATTGGGCAGCAAGAGCTTATCCGTTCGCGAAACCGACGCGGTGGGAGTAAGGGAACCTTAG